A single region of the Arthrobacter sp. V1I7 genome encodes:
- a CDS encoding TAXI family TRAP transporter solute-binding subunit — MAAGLTGLLLPSLSACTPEDRPDVVTVAGGEPGGFYLEFAALLAESLQRHGVADQATALTTGGSLDNLEFLLSGRATFAVALSDSAAARRAAGSGTPGVGISAVGKVYENYVHCVVRKDSGIRDIAGLAGRTVAVGEPGSGTSLTTPRLIEAAGLGSAAVGAGPTDPSAKTVTVLGLGLNEGLAALQDESADALFWSGGVPTAAIAAAHGESALGLLDLSPLLPALRAKYGVFYDRVLIPAGAYEGIPAVWTVGVANLLLCRSDADARTVKKTVEILVGHGEELIPRSSLGVQFLSPESLINTAGLPLHPAAAAAYRELHG; from the coding sequence CTGGCGGCCGGGCTGACCGGACTGCTTCTGCCTAGCCTAAGCGCGTGCACGCCCGAGGACCGTCCGGACGTTGTTACCGTCGCCGGCGGCGAGCCGGGCGGCTTCTACCTGGAGTTCGCTGCCCTATTGGCGGAGTCCCTCCAGCGACATGGCGTGGCCGACCAAGCCACCGCGCTGACCACCGGGGGCAGCCTGGATAATCTCGAATTTCTCCTGTCCGGCAGGGCAACTTTCGCCGTCGCACTGTCAGACTCAGCGGCCGCGCGGCGGGCGGCAGGAAGCGGGACGCCCGGCGTCGGAATTTCCGCCGTCGGAAAGGTCTACGAGAACTATGTCCACTGCGTGGTCCGGAAGGACAGCGGCATCCGGGACATTGCCGGACTGGCCGGCAGGACCGTGGCTGTCGGTGAGCCGGGGTCGGGGACGTCGCTGACCACTCCCCGCCTGATCGAAGCTGCCGGGCTGGGCTCCGCTGCTGTTGGTGCCGGCCCCACGGACCCGTCTGCCAAGACTGTCACAGTCCTGGGCCTCGGGCTCAACGAGGGCCTCGCGGCCCTGCAGGATGAGTCCGCGGATGCGCTGTTCTGGTCCGGGGGCGTGCCGACTGCGGCGATTGCTGCCGCCCACGGCGAGTCCGCGCTGGGGCTCCTGGACCTCTCCCCGCTGCTTCCGGCGCTGCGGGCCAAATACGGCGTCTTCTACGACCGGGTGCTGATCCCGGCGGGCGCCTACGAGGGAATTCCAGCGGTCTGGACAGTGGGCGTGGCGAATCTCCTCCTGTGCCGGAGCGATGCGGACGCCCGCACGGTGAAGAAGACCGTCGAAATCCTGGTGGGACATGGCGAGGAGCTCATTCCGCGTTCAAGCCTGGGGGTCCAGTTCCTGAGCCCGGAATCGCTGATCAACACCGCAGGTTTGCCCCTGCACCCGGCCGCCGCTGCCGCGTACCGGGAGCTCCACGGGTAA
- a CDS encoding helix-turn-helix transcriptional regulator, whose product MHFFAYSQEMHPASWNRPVSSPSSPAAPEVDVISMGRRVRHLRKAAGLTLDDLSAAVGTAPSQLSLIENGKREPKLGLLQQLAAALGASIDELLGAEPPNRRAALEIELERYQRSPIYESLKLPKIRISSRLPMDVLESMVGLQHELERRLNEQVATPEEARRANGELRAMMRERNNYFAEYEAEAQKVLASVGHTSGPLSHHVIADIAGHLGFSLHHVGDLPHSTRSVTDLKNRRIYLTQNARSDHDPRSVLLQALGHYVLGHQTPNNYGDFLMQRVATNYFAAALLLPEQATVEFLQKAKQAKEIAVEDIRDAFAVSYETAAHRFTNLATQHLDIRTHFQKTHKSGIIYKAYENDGVTFPQDHTGAIEGQPSCKNWTSRVVFDVPDKFSAYNQYTDTPAGTYWCTARTERSANGEFSLSVGVPYAQVKWFRGRDTTERSKSTCPDESCCKRPPASLASDWAGNAWPSARAHSHLLAAMPPGAFPGVDETEVYTFLQAHSGS is encoded by the coding sequence ATGCACTTTTTCGCGTATTCTCAAGAAATGCATCCCGCCAGTTGGAATCGCCCCGTCTCGTCGCCGTCCTCGCCCGCCGCGCCCGAGGTGGACGTCATCAGCATGGGCCGCCGGGTCCGGCACCTGCGCAAGGCCGCCGGGCTCACGCTCGATGACCTGAGCGCCGCCGTCGGAACTGCTCCGAGCCAGCTGAGCCTGATCGAAAACGGCAAGCGCGAGCCCAAACTCGGCCTCCTCCAGCAGCTCGCGGCGGCCCTTGGCGCGAGCATCGACGAGCTGCTCGGTGCCGAGCCGCCCAACCGCCGCGCAGCCCTCGAGATCGAGCTGGAACGCTACCAGCGAAGCCCCATCTACGAGTCCTTGAAACTGCCCAAAATCCGTATCAGTTCGCGGCTGCCGATGGATGTGCTGGAGTCCATGGTGGGACTGCAGCATGAGCTCGAACGCCGGCTGAACGAACAGGTCGCTACCCCTGAAGAGGCCCGCCGCGCGAACGGTGAACTGCGGGCGATGATGCGCGAGCGGAACAACTATTTTGCCGAGTACGAGGCCGAGGCGCAGAAGGTCCTCGCCTCGGTGGGGCACACCAGCGGCCCGCTGTCCCATCACGTCATCGCGGACATCGCCGGGCACCTGGGTTTCAGCCTCCACCACGTGGGTGATTTGCCGCATTCCACCCGTTCCGTGACCGATCTTAAGAACCGCCGGATTTATCTCACGCAGAACGCGCGCAGCGACCACGACCCGCGTTCCGTGCTGCTGCAGGCGCTGGGGCACTATGTCCTGGGCCACCAGACGCCCAACAACTACGGCGATTTCCTGATGCAGCGGGTGGCGACGAACTATTTCGCCGCGGCGCTTCTGCTGCCCGAGCAGGCGACCGTGGAGTTCCTGCAGAAGGCCAAACAGGCCAAGGAGATCGCCGTCGAGGACATCCGTGACGCATTCGCCGTGTCCTACGAGACGGCCGCGCACCGCTTCACCAACCTCGCCACCCAGCACCTGGACATCCGCACCCACTTCCAGAAGACGCACAAGAGCGGCATCATCTACAAGGCCTACGAGAACGACGGCGTGACGTTCCCGCAGGACCACACCGGCGCCATCGAGGGCCAGCCGTCGTGTAAGAACTGGACATCCCGGGTGGTGTTCGACGTGCCGGACAAGTTCAGCGCCTACAACCAGTACACCGACACCCCCGCCGGAACCTACTGGTGCACCGCCCGGACGGAACGCTCCGCGAACGGCGAATTCTCGCTGTCCGTCGGCGTCCCCTACGCACAGGTCAAGTGGTTCCGCGGGCGGGACACCACCGAGCGGTCCAAGTCGACGTGCCCGGACGAAAGCTGCTGCAAACGTCCGCCTGCTTCCCTGGCCTCGGACTGGGCCGGGAACGCCTGGCCGTCGGCCCGGGCCCATTCGCACCTGCTCGCCGCGATGCCGCCGGGCGCGTTCCCCGGCGTGGACGAGACCGAAGTCTACACCTTCCTGCAGGCGCACTCCGGCAGCTGA
- the aceA gene encoding isocitrate lyase: protein MTAAFEPTQQPSAQDTANAQAAALELEWAANPRWEGVTRDYSASDVVRLRGRVSEEHTLARRGSEKLWKQLTEEHKEGKYTNALGALTGNQAVQQVKAGLRAIYLSGWQVAADANNSGHTYPDQSLYPANSVPTVVRRINNALLRADQIEFSEGIQTVEDWMVPIVADAEAGFGGPLNAYELMKSMIQAGASGVHWEDQLASEKKCGHLGGKVLIPTQQHVRTLNAARLAADVAGTPSVVIARTDAEAATLITSDVDPRDQEFVTGERTPEGFYKVRNGIEPCIARAKAYAPYSDLIWMETGTPDLELARKFAEAVKADFPDQMLSYNCSPSFNWRKHLDDATIAKFQRELGAMGFTFQFITLAGFHALNYSMFDLAHGYARNGMSAYVELQEKEFASESRGYTATKHQREVGTGYFDDIATALNPNASTLALVGSTEEGQFH, encoded by the coding sequence ATGACTGCAGCATTTGAGCCCACCCAGCAGCCGTCCGCACAGGACACAGCAAATGCGCAGGCCGCCGCCCTGGAGCTCGAGTGGGCCGCCAACCCGCGCTGGGAAGGTGTGACCCGGGATTACTCAGCCTCAGACGTCGTCCGCCTCCGCGGCCGTGTCTCCGAAGAGCACACTTTGGCCCGTCGCGGTTCCGAGAAGCTCTGGAAACAGCTCACCGAGGAGCACAAGGAAGGCAAGTACACTAACGCCCTGGGCGCCCTGACCGGCAACCAGGCCGTGCAGCAGGTCAAGGCCGGCCTCCGCGCCATCTACCTTTCCGGCTGGCAGGTCGCGGCCGATGCCAACAACTCCGGCCACACCTACCCGGACCAGTCGCTCTACCCCGCGAACTCGGTCCCCACGGTGGTCCGCCGCATCAACAACGCCCTGCTCCGCGCGGACCAGATCGAGTTCTCCGAAGGCATCCAGACGGTCGAGGACTGGATGGTCCCGATCGTCGCCGACGCCGAGGCCGGCTTCGGCGGCCCGCTCAACGCCTACGAGCTGATGAAGTCCATGATCCAGGCCGGCGCCTCGGGCGTGCACTGGGAGGACCAGCTCGCCTCGGAAAAGAAGTGCGGCCACCTCGGCGGCAAGGTCCTGATCCCCACCCAGCAGCACGTCCGGACGCTGAACGCCGCCCGCCTGGCCGCCGACGTCGCCGGCACCCCGTCCGTCGTCATCGCCCGCACCGACGCCGAGGCAGCCACCCTGATCACCTCCGACGTCGATCCCCGCGACCAGGAATTCGTCACAGGCGAGCGCACCCCGGAGGGCTTCTACAAGGTCCGCAACGGGATCGAACCCTGCATCGCCCGCGCCAAGGCCTACGCCCCGTACTCGGACCTGATCTGGATGGAGACGGGCACCCCGGACCTGGAGCTCGCCCGCAAGTTCGCCGAGGCCGTCAAGGCCGACTTCCCGGACCAGATGCTCTCCTACAACTGCTCCCCGTCGTTCAACTGGCGCAAGCACCTGGACGACGCCACCATCGCGAAGTTCCAGCGCGAACTCGGCGCCATGGGCTTCACGTTCCAGTTCATCACCCTGGCCGGCTTCCACGCCCTGAACTACTCGATGTTCGACCTCGCCCACGGCTACGCCCGGAACGGCATGAGCGCCTACGTCGAGCTGCAGGAGAAGGAATTCGCCTCCGAATCCCGCGGCTACACCGCGACCAAGCACCAGCGCGAAGTCGGCACCGGCTACTTCGACGACATCGCTACCGCGCTCAACCCGAACGCATCCACCCTGGCCCTGGTGGGATCCACCGAAGAAGGCCAGTTCCACTAG
- the aceB gene encoding malate synthase A: MNSFTDNFTINGVTLTAQPICRQSEVLTPDALAFVARLHRATVGRRLELLQARQERRQQISKGQDPRFRRETESVRNDPNWRVAPPAPGLTDRRVEITGPVDKKMTINALNSGAKVWLADMEDSSTPSWRNVIQGQLNLTDALERRIDFTTPEGKEYKLRPAGDLPTIVVRPRGWHLPEKHMLIDGTPIAGGIVDFGLYFFHNARRLIAQGKGPYFYLPKIENHLEARLWNDIFILAQDLLGIPQGTIRATVLIETITAAFEMEEILYELRDHAAGLNAGRWDYIFSVIKNFRTRGPRFVLPDRSQVTMTQPFMRAYTEQLVRACHKRGAMAIGGMAAAVPNRKDEAANAVAIEKVRADKTREAGDGFDGSWVAHPDLVPVCREVFDGVLGERPNQLDRLREDVTPDDRALLDIASTTGTITEQGIRNNIEVGIRYIESWLRGNGAVAIHNLMEDAATAEISRSQLWQWMFSRAITDQGDVITREWVEDLLDEEFVRLERFEGDRFADARDIFEEVTLSPSFPAFLTLPAYDRFLHEAREKATVEELAAA; this comes from the coding sequence ATGAACAGCTTCACTGACAACTTCACTATCAACGGGGTCACGTTGACTGCACAGCCCATTTGCCGGCAGAGCGAGGTTCTTACTCCGGATGCCCTGGCGTTCGTTGCCAGGCTGCACCGGGCCACGGTGGGCCGGCGGCTGGAACTGCTGCAGGCGCGGCAGGAACGCCGTCAGCAGATCAGCAAGGGCCAGGATCCGCGCTTCCGGCGTGAAACCGAGTCCGTCCGCAACGATCCCAACTGGCGGGTCGCTCCCCCTGCTCCGGGCCTGACGGACCGCCGCGTCGAGATCACCGGGCCGGTGGACAAGAAGATGACCATCAACGCCCTGAACTCCGGCGCCAAGGTCTGGCTCGCGGACATGGAGGACTCCTCCACGCCGTCGTGGCGCAACGTCATCCAGGGCCAGCTCAACCTCACGGACGCGCTGGAACGGCGGATCGATTTCACCACCCCGGAGGGCAAGGAATACAAGCTCCGCCCGGCCGGGGACCTGCCCACCATCGTGGTCCGGCCCCGCGGCTGGCACCTGCCGGAAAAGCACATGCTCATCGACGGCACGCCGATTGCCGGCGGCATCGTGGACTTCGGCCTGTACTTCTTCCACAACGCCCGCCGCCTGATCGCCCAGGGCAAGGGCCCGTACTTCTACCTGCCCAAGATCGAAAACCACCTCGAGGCCCGGCTGTGGAACGACATCTTCATTCTGGCGCAGGACCTGCTCGGCATCCCGCAGGGCACCATCCGCGCCACCGTGCTGATCGAGACCATCACCGCCGCCTTCGAGATGGAGGAGATCCTCTACGAGCTGCGCGACCACGCCGCGGGCCTGAACGCGGGCCGCTGGGACTACATCTTCTCGGTGATCAAGAACTTCCGCACCCGCGGACCCCGCTTCGTGCTGCCGGACCGCAGCCAGGTCACCATGACCCAGCCGTTCATGCGCGCCTACACCGAACAGCTGGTCCGGGCCTGCCACAAGCGCGGCGCCATGGCGATCGGCGGCATGGCCGCGGCCGTCCCCAACCGCAAGGACGAAGCCGCCAACGCGGTCGCCATCGAGAAGGTCCGTGCGGATAAGACCCGCGAAGCCGGCGACGGCTTTGACGGCTCGTGGGTGGCGCACCCGGATCTGGTCCCCGTGTGCCGCGAGGTGTTCGACGGCGTGCTCGGCGAGCGCCCGAACCAGCTGGACCGGCTCCGCGAGGACGTCACCCCGGATGACCGCGCACTCCTCGACATCGCCTCGACCACCGGCACCATCACCGAACAGGGCATCCGGAACAACATCGAGGTCGGCATCCGCTATATCGAGTCCTGGCTTCGCGGGAACGGCGCCGTCGCCATCCACAACCTGATGGAGGATGCCGCCACCGCGGAAATCTCCCGCTCGCAGTTGTGGCAGTGGATGTTCTCCCGGGCTATCACGGACCAGGGCGACGTCATCACCCGTGAGTGGGTGGAGGACCTGCTGGACGAGGAGTTCGTCAGGCTGGAACGCTTCGAAGGGGACCGTTTCGCCGACGCGCGGGACATCTTCGAGGAGGTCACGCTCAGCCCCTCGTTCCCGGCGTTCCTGACGCTGCCGGCCTACGACCGTTTCCTGCACGAAGCGCGCGAAAAGGCAACCGTAGAGGAGCTCGCCGCGGCTTAG
- a CDS encoding CynX/NimT family MFS transporter — protein sequence MSGQFLAKVPKGWILLACIGLLALNLRGPFVAVAPVVDLMQADLGFTPVMLGLLTSIPVLCFALAASLASLTTRKLGAEFAVSLTILGVLAGVIVRSAGGPGPVVVGTVMIGVAITVGNIAVPLIIRRDFSPMRQGTAMGVYTAALNIGSFLASMVTAPLAELAGWRVALGSVGILAVVAIVFWTLAVGARTAFVPSRAVVAGGQEHLAVNGSGWITAGLTAGFAGQAFSYYAVTAWLPSYLNDELRMSAAEAGAGSSLFQIFAIVGGLGVPFAAKYFSSTTTAVTVGLLWTAVPAGLLLAPQLWWLWSTFGGIAQGGGITLIFIAIIKLARDQASAGRMSATVQGLGYCFGAVAPPLVGFVRSASGSWTPALLMILGSVLMYFVCTTLAVRLVPKGR from the coding sequence GTGAGCGGACAGTTCCTGGCCAAAGTTCCCAAGGGCTGGATCCTGCTCGCTTGCATCGGACTGTTGGCGCTGAACCTCCGGGGACCCTTCGTTGCAGTCGCCCCGGTGGTTGACCTGATGCAGGCCGACCTCGGATTTACCCCCGTTATGCTGGGCCTGCTGACCAGCATCCCGGTGCTGTGCTTCGCGCTCGCCGCGTCCCTGGCGTCACTGACCACAAGGAAACTCGGCGCCGAGTTCGCCGTCTCCCTCACCATCCTTGGCGTCCTGGCAGGCGTGATTGTGCGCTCGGCAGGCGGCCCGGGGCCGGTGGTTGTGGGCACGGTGATGATCGGCGTGGCCATCACCGTAGGCAACATCGCGGTGCCGTTGATTATCCGCCGCGACTTCTCCCCCATGCGGCAGGGGACTGCCATGGGCGTCTACACGGCGGCATTAAATATCGGGTCGTTCCTGGCCTCGATGGTCACGGCGCCCCTTGCCGAGCTGGCCGGTTGGCGGGTGGCTCTGGGATCCGTGGGCATCCTGGCGGTGGTGGCCATCGTGTTCTGGACCCTCGCCGTGGGCGCCCGCACCGCGTTTGTGCCCTCCCGCGCCGTGGTGGCCGGCGGGCAGGAACACCTGGCCGTTAACGGTTCCGGCTGGATTACCGCCGGGCTCACTGCAGGCTTCGCCGGGCAGGCGTTTTCCTACTATGCAGTGACGGCGTGGCTGCCGAGCTACCTCAATGACGAGCTTCGCATGTCCGCCGCGGAGGCCGGAGCGGGTTCGTCGCTGTTCCAGATCTTCGCGATCGTTGGTGGCTTGGGAGTGCCGTTCGCGGCCAAGTATTTCAGTTCGACGACGACGGCCGTCACCGTGGGCCTGCTCTGGACGGCCGTGCCGGCCGGTCTGCTGCTGGCGCCGCAGCTGTGGTGGCTGTGGTCCACGTTCGGCGGCATTGCGCAGGGCGGCGGGATCACGCTGATCTTCATCGCCATCATCAAACTGGCCCGGGACCAGGCGTCCGCGGGCCGGATGTCCGCCACGGTCCAGGGGTTGGGCTACTGCTTTGGGGCGGTGGCCCCGCCGCTGGTCGGCTTCGTGCGCAGCGCGTCGGGGTCCTGGACCCCGGCGCTGCTCATGATACTGGGGTCTGTGCTGATGTACTTCGTTTGCACGACGCTCGCCGTGCGGCTGGTGCCGAAAGGACGCTGA
- a CDS encoding sugar phosphate isomerase/epimerase, which translates to MEEKGVDRRSFLRGAVVAGVAAGVGVGLAGIGGTAAVAATPVAQAAGRAVPPGLISIQLYTLRSIMRGEGVDATLASLAKFGFTKVELAGLYGRTAGAMRSTLDSLGITPSSSHDGISATPAALETKIANAVTLGQTHINVPYLVSSSADDWRRWADQMNAEAAVARESGLKYGYHNHAHEFTTDLGGGLTPWDIFTSRLDPKLVHLEVDLYWAVTAGVGVGAVDPIKFAIDTILQAPQEVLQYHVKDRAEAGDFADLGTGTIDFAPIFQAHTPKEFIVENDQPDVSPLQTAEVGYNYLRTLRF; encoded by the coding sequence TTGGAAGAGAAGGGGGTCGATCGGCGCAGCTTCCTGCGGGGAGCAGTCGTCGCAGGCGTGGCCGCAGGTGTGGGTGTCGGCCTCGCCGGTATCGGCGGGACAGCTGCGGTCGCGGCGACGCCGGTTGCCCAGGCTGCAGGCCGGGCGGTACCCCCCGGACTGATCAGCATCCAGTTGTACACGCTACGTTCGATCATGCGCGGCGAAGGTGTGGACGCCACGCTTGCGAGCCTCGCCAAGTTCGGCTTCACCAAGGTTGAGCTCGCCGGTCTGTACGGCCGCACCGCCGGGGCGATGCGCTCCACCCTTGATTCACTGGGCATCACCCCCTCTTCGAGCCATGATGGAATCAGTGCCACTCCGGCCGCGTTGGAGACGAAGATCGCCAATGCTGTGACTCTCGGCCAGACCCACATCAACGTGCCCTACCTTGTTTCCAGCTCTGCAGATGACTGGCGCCGCTGGGCTGACCAGATGAATGCGGAGGCGGCTGTTGCCCGTGAGTCCGGCCTGAAGTACGGCTACCACAACCACGCGCATGAGTTCACCACCGACCTCGGCGGCGGCCTGACGCCGTGGGACATCTTCACCAGCCGCCTCGATCCGAAACTGGTCCACCTCGAGGTAGACCTCTACTGGGCGGTGACCGCGGGCGTGGGCGTGGGTGCGGTAGATCCTATCAAGTTCGCTATCGACACCATCCTTCAGGCTCCGCAGGAGGTCCTGCAGTACCACGTGAAGGACCGGGCCGAGGCGGGCGATTTCGCTGACCTCGGAACGGGGACAATCGACTTCGCACCCATCTTCCAGGCGCACACGCCGAAGGAGTTCATCGTCGAGAACGACCAACCGGACGTCTCGCCGCTGCAGACGGCCGAGGTGGGCTACAACTACCTGCGGACGCTCCGCTTCTAG
- a CDS encoding ROK family transcriptional regulator, with amino-acid sequence MSDISSFNGLGSSGASELFQILRDGRPRTRTELAEVLGLARSTITLRIEALMELGLVGFVDDAVSTGGRPSSRIALKAGSKVVLGVDIGASHLHVAVTDLTGHRLREAARTIEITQGPDVVLQTVVELGTKLLRDSGRAATDLLAIGIGLPGPVEYRTGRPINPPIMPGWNGFDVPGHLQAHFHVPVLVDNDVNIMALGERNVAWPNVDNLIFVKVATGIGSGIVSSGMLQRGADGVAGDIGHIRVPSGTGVPCHCGNKDCLEAVASGPAVATKLRALGMEANTSEDVVRLVSAGSTEAVHAVRQAGRDVGEVLSACVSLINPSVIVIGGSMALTGEHFIAGIREVVYSRTIPLATQHLQIVQSSSGLDAGVLGASMLAIHHAMSPQRIDAMVLGLTGSTAG; translated from the coding sequence ATGAGTGACATAAGTAGCTTCAATGGCCTAGGTTCGTCCGGAGCGAGTGAGTTGTTTCAGATCCTGCGGGACGGACGCCCGCGTACGCGAACTGAACTGGCGGAAGTTTTGGGGCTGGCGCGTTCCACCATCACGCTGCGCATTGAGGCGCTCATGGAACTGGGCCTGGTCGGCTTCGTGGACGATGCCGTCTCGACCGGTGGGCGCCCCTCCTCGCGCATCGCGCTGAAGGCCGGCAGCAAGGTTGTCCTCGGCGTGGACATCGGAGCATCCCACCTGCATGTAGCCGTAACGGATCTCACCGGACACCGCTTGCGCGAGGCCGCACGCACCATTGAAATAACCCAGGGCCCCGACGTCGTACTGCAGACCGTTGTTGAACTGGGCACCAAACTGCTCCGAGATTCTGGGCGGGCAGCGACCGACCTTCTGGCCATCGGCATCGGCCTTCCGGGGCCTGTGGAGTACCGGACCGGCAGGCCCATCAATCCCCCGATCATGCCGGGCTGGAACGGCTTCGACGTTCCGGGACACTTGCAGGCTCATTTCCACGTTCCGGTTCTCGTGGATAACGATGTGAACATCATGGCGCTGGGGGAGCGCAATGTTGCATGGCCGAACGTGGACAACCTCATTTTCGTGAAAGTCGCCACCGGCATCGGCTCGGGCATTGTCTCCAGCGGCATGCTGCAGCGCGGCGCGGACGGGGTTGCCGGGGATATCGGACACATCAGGGTGCCTAGCGGGACGGGCGTTCCCTGCCACTGCGGCAATAAGGATTGCCTCGAAGCGGTCGCGTCAGGACCCGCCGTCGCAACGAAGTTACGTGCGCTCGGTATGGAGGCGAACACCAGCGAAGATGTGGTGCGGCTGGTCAGCGCGGGCAGCACGGAGGCCGTCCATGCGGTGCGTCAAGCCGGCAGGGATGTGGGTGAGGTTCTCTCCGCCTGCGTCAGCTTAATCAACCCGTCCGTCATCGTCATTGGCGGCTCCATGGCTCTGACGGGCGAGCATTTCATCGCAGGCATCCGCGAGGTAGTTTATTCGCGCACCATCCCGCTAGCGACCCAGCACCTCCAGATCGTCCAATCCAGCTCCGGGCTCGACGCCGGTGTGCTCGGCGCCAGCATGCTGGCCATTCACCATGCGATGTCCCCGCAGCGCATTGACGCCATGGTTCTGGGACTGACCGGCTCTACGGCCGGGTAG
- a CDS encoding sugar phosphate isomerase/epimerase encodes MTQASRAPPVSRRVDDRLGQMQHHFKEEALIRDIHSSGARSPRRAATRRIAAAAALAIAATAALIGPAAAAPVSTTSNSAADCAGKSIPASKISIQMFSYWGWTREAGTEAVLAELSDIGYRNVEPFGGTYEGRTATEFADLLGEYGLKTPTSHGSTNEAQFDATIAYAKTIGQKYMGSGGSAAPGISTLENTLATADALNRLGERSKTAGTGKIFVHNHQGEFTTQFTDPQTGDVRSAWEILVEHTDPRYVTFQLDVLWAADADVDVASLIEEHGDRIELLHVKDGFLNGDARATPTDVGEGEIDWAPILDAAQGSVKYYVVERDGAPATREFAEDSFNFLTCYSY; translated from the coding sequence GTGACCCAGGCCTCTCGAGCACCGCCGGTTTCCCGCAGGGTGGACGACCGGCTCGGCCAGATGCAGCATCACTTCAAGGAGGAAGCTTTGATCAGGGACATCCATTCCAGCGGCGCCCGCTCACCGCGGCGGGCAGCAACGCGCAGAATTGCCGCGGCTGCCGCATTGGCCATTGCGGCAACCGCAGCACTGATCGGCCCGGCAGCCGCGGCCCCCGTCTCCACCACCTCTAACTCAGCAGCGGACTGCGCAGGCAAGAGCATTCCGGCCAGCAAGATTTCCATCCAGATGTTCAGCTACTGGGGTTGGACGCGTGAGGCGGGCACCGAAGCCGTCCTCGCTGAGTTGAGCGACATCGGCTACCGGAATGTGGAGCCGTTCGGCGGCACCTACGAAGGCCGCACCGCAACGGAGTTCGCAGACCTGCTGGGCGAGTACGGTCTGAAGACGCCGACGTCGCACGGCAGCACCAACGAGGCACAGTTCGACGCGACCATCGCCTACGCGAAGACGATCGGGCAGAAGTACATGGGTTCGGGCGGATCCGCAGCGCCGGGAATCAGCACTCTCGAGAACACTCTTGCAACCGCAGATGCGCTGAACCGTTTGGGCGAACGGTCAAAGACGGCCGGCACCGGCAAGATCTTCGTCCATAACCATCAGGGCGAATTCACCACGCAGTTCACCGATCCGCAGACCGGCGATGTCAGGAGCGCCTGGGAAATCCTGGTGGAGCACACCGATCCCCGGTATGTGACTTTCCAGCTGGACGTCCTCTGGGCGGCTGACGCAGATGTCGACGTCGCCAGCCTCATCGAAGAGCACGGCGACCGCATTGAACTCCTGCACGTGAAGGACGGCTTCCTCAACGGTGACGCGCGCGCCACCCCGACCGACGTCGGTGAAGGCGAGATCGACTGGGCGCCAATCCTCGACGCCGCGCAAGGATCGGTGAAGTACTACGTGGTGGAGCGCGACGGCGCCCCGGCCACCCGCGAGTTCGCCGAGGACAGCTTCAACTTCCTCACCTGCTATTCCTACTGA